The DNA sequence TTCATAGACGTAAGGTAAAGGTGCGTAACTCACGAGTTGATTCAATCTTGGTTGTCGGTCCGCCCCGCTCCATGCGGTCAGGCAGCCTTTTCCGTTACCTTGGCTTGGTCGACAAGGAACTGGATGGTTTTGTTAAACAAAGCACTCTGACGAAGGCTGTTCAAGCGCTCCTGATCTTTTTTCAGTTCCTGCACCAATTTATCGATCGGAACACCGGACTGCATTGCCTGCTGATAAAGCAGTGTGCTCAAATCCTGCTGCTCAACCTGAATCTTCTCCGCTTCGGCCACTTTGCCGATGATGAGATCCAGCTTCACGCGTTCGCGGGCGGTGGATTCGATCTGCTCCATGCTGGAGGTCAGTGCCGCATCCATCTGTTCCTTTTCGAGACCCTGGCGAAGATTGTGGCGGGCAAAGTCCTCCATGATGGAGTTTTTCTCCTGCTCAAACGCGGAGACGGGGATTTCAAAATCAACGCTCTTGAGCAGGAAATCGGCGACGGCCTGCCTCTTTTGTGCATGGATTTCCTGTTCCTTGCGACCGAGCAGGCTGTCCTTGATGCGTTCGCGAAGCTTTTCTTCACTCTCCGCATTGACGGACTTGAGGAATTCCTCATCGAGTTCAGGCAGGATCTTTTCGCGAACCTCGTGCACCTCCACCTGGTAAGTTGCCTTCTTGCCTGCGAGTTCTTCGACGGCATGATCCTTGTCAAAGGTGTGCTCAATCTTCTTGCTGTCACCCGCCTTCATGCCTTCGAGGCCGAGGACAATGGAAGAAACTCCGGGAGCGTCTTCGTTACCCACCTCTTCCCAGGTATTCTTCTGGGTGCCGAGAATCGATTGCTCGGGGGCCAGATCCGCGATCAGCTTGCGACCCACCTTGCCCTCGTAGGAGCATTTCACGTAGTCACCCTTGGTCGCTTCTTTTTCAGCCACTTTAAATTCCGCGCGTTCGCTGAGCAGCATCTGCAGTGCCTTCTCAACCTCTTCATCGGAAACCTCAGCCTTATCCGCCTCGATTTCGATGCCCTTGCATTCGGGCAATTCAAACGCAGGCGTCACATCAACGACAAAAACGACCTTGCCTGCCTCGCCATCGGTGAACTCTCCCTCTTCCACATCCACGATGGTGAAGATTTCGAGTTCCGTCTTCAGCACACCTTCCTTGTATGCCTCATTGATCAGTGCGCGATTGAGTTCGGCGGCAATGTCCTTGGCGTGCCGTTTTTCGATCAGTGGCAACGGAACTTTCCCGGGACGAAATCCCGGCATTTTGATCTGTTTGCAAAATTCTTTGACCAGTGTCTGGCGTTTCTTGCTCACCTCGGTAGCGTCAAATGCAACCGTAACGACGGAACGGGTAGCGGATTGTTCTTTTACGTCTGTGTTCACTCTATTTGCAGGTGTGTTGGTTTTCGGATTTGGCTCTTGCGAGAAAAAACCTCAAGGCAAACCGCTTGATGGCGGCTCGTCAATAGCAATATCGGACCGTGCGCCCGCTCACTCGTTGCTGGATTCCGCGCTCCAGGGCACCCATGCCACGTCGGCAATGTAGTGGGTTTTGGAGCGAAGATTTTCAACCGCATCGGTCATCTCGACAGCCGAATGCACCTCGATGCCCAGCAAGTAGTCGGGGGCCAGGGTCGACTTGCTGAGCACGGCATGTCCCTGGTGCTCAAATCCGGCTTTCATCAGTTCCCACTCGATGCCGGGGTGCGAGCGCGCCGACAACCGGGTGCCGTCATAGAGAGTCCATTCGGCGTCGCGACCGAAATACCAAAAGCGCTGACCATCCGCATCTGCAAAAAAATATCCAGTCCATCCCGTGGGTTCTCCCTTCTCATTGACCTGCTGCACCCCGGTGACATATCCCTGTGCGCCACTGCGCTCGCGCACGGGTTCGGGAATCGCGTCAATGGAGGCGGCGATGCGCTGCCAGGAAAGCGTCGCATGGGATCGCTCCAGCGCACGGTCTCGCCGCGAATCCAGTAACACCGAAACGATGGCGATCCCGATCAGAAATCCCACAAAATATGCCTGCGTGCGCCGACCGATTTTCATATGGGCTTAGCTATGCTGGAATTCGACCCCAAATTCAAGGAAATGCTTTCGCTTCATCGGGGTTCTGCACGTTCCAGCAGCAAGAATCGCCGTGCGTGCGCGAGGATCGCGCGACGGTCCATGACCACCCATGCGAGTGAAATCGCACTGGACCAAAGACCAGCGTATTGGAACCCGGTGATGGCTCCGCCCCGCATTACAGTCGCCCAGCTCAGGTGTTCAAAAAACAACAGCTTGGTCACGGGTGCAACGCACAGGCCGATCAGGGAACCCAGTACACAGCAGATCAGGGCGCGGTACAACCATACCGAAAACCAGAAGCTCGCAACTGCAAGCAGATTTCCGGGAGTGGCCAGATGGATGAAAAAGCGCTTCATGGTGTTTACGATGCGCACCCCTGTGCAGAAATCAAAACAGAAAGATTGCTCGATCAAGCGTCGCCCCCTACGCTCAGAGCTTCTCAATTCGCGATCATGATCCACACCCAAACCCATATCCGAATCCGCTATGCCGAGAGTGACATGATGGGATTTGCCCACCACCAGCACTACGTGGCCTACTTTGAGCAGGCACGTGTCGAGATGCTCACCAGGATAGGCATTCCCTATCGTGAGCTGGAGTCGATGGGGTTTTTCCTTCCGGTGCTGGAGGTGCAGGTGAAGTATTTGAAATCGAACACCTTTGACGACGAGATTGTGGTGCACTGCATCGTCGACGAGCGACCGCGTGCCCGCATTGCGATTCGATATGAGGTCTATCGTGGGGAACTGCTTACGACCACCGGACGCAGTTTGCATGCGTTCATCGACCGCGAGGGGCGTCCCTGTCGTCCTCCACGGGCCATGACCGAGAAGACCGATCTGTTTTTTGACGATATCTCACACACCGCTCATGAGTGAGTTTGATCGACTGTTGGCTGCCTTTCGCGGCATTCCCTCCCGTTATCGCCAGGAAGCGCGTCCCAGGGCGCGCTCACTGGATCACCTCATGGATCGGATCACAGAGCAGTATCAGATCGAAACACCGCGTATCGAAGTGGAAATCATCCGCAACTGGCGGGCCATAGTTGGCAGCAGTCGAGCCCACCGCTGCAAACCGAGCAAAATCCTCGACGACGGTAAACTCGTGATCACCACGACCAACTCGGTGCTGCGCATGGAGTTGCAGTTTGATGCTGCCCGCATCCTGCAGAACCTGCACCATGTCATCGGCGACCGGGTGATCAAGGAGATCATTGTGCGCTAAACCTGAGAAGGCTAGTGTGTTGGCATCCACGGAGCCACTTGTGGAAGCAGTTTTGCCGTCATCGGTTTGCATAGCACATCGCGTACGTTTGGGAATGCCAGGGCATTTTGGCGGTCTACCGAAATCGTTGCGATCCGGGGGTAGGTGTGGTTGGGTTCATGTGGGAAGAGGATATTTTTCCAGTGCGAAGCGAATCCAGAACACGAGTTTTCAGGGTTGCAGTGCGAGTGCTGCTCGTCGGTACGAATCCGGCAAAAAAGACTTGAAACCCTGCAGGATTCGAGACATAAGCAGACTTTTACGCTAGAGAACCGCGCCTTCAACGGGGTTCTCCACAGTTTGGTTCCTTCGGGAATTTCAGCGGTGATTCGGGCCGGTTTGCTCGATTCACATCTGCTCCATCGAGTAGATATCAAAACTGCGCAACCAAAACTGAATATCAATGTCCAATACCATCGAAAAAGATAAGATCATCTCTGAATACAAGACCCACGAGAAGGATACCGGTTCCTGCGAAGTGCAGATCGCTCTGCTGACCGCACGCATCGCCCATCTCACCGAGCACTTGCGCGAACACCGGAAAGATTTCCACTCGCGCCGGGGTCTGATCAAGATGACCAGCCGTCGCCGCAAGTTCCTGGATTACATGAAGAAGCACGACCTGGAAGGATACAAGGCCATCATTGCCAAGCTTGGAATCCGCCGCTAGTA is a window from the Puniceicoccaceae bacterium genome containing:
- the tig gene encoding trigger factor, whose protein sequence is MNTDVKEQSATRSVVTVAFDATEVSKKRQTLVKEFCKQIKMPGFRPGKVPLPLIEKRHAKDIAAELNRALINEAYKEGVLKTELEIFTIVDVEEGEFTDGEAGKVVFVVDVTPAFELPECKGIEIEADKAEVSDEEVEKALQMLLSERAEFKVAEKEATKGDYVKCSYEGKVGRKLIADLAPEQSILGTQKNTWEEVGNEDAPGVSSIVLGLEGMKAGDSKKIEHTFDKDHAVEELAGKKATYQVEVHEVREKILPELDEEFLKSVNAESEEKLRERIKDSLLGRKEQEIHAQKRQAVADFLLKSVDFEIPVSAFEQEKNSIMEDFARHNLRQGLEKEQMDAALTSSMEQIESTARERVKLDLIIGKVAEAEKIQVEQQDLSTLLYQQAMQSGVPIDKLVQELKKDQERLNSLRQSALFNKTIQFLVDQAKVTEKAA
- a CDS encoding thioesterase family protein, which encodes MIHTQTHIRIRYAESDMMGFAHHQHYVAYFEQARVEMLTRIGIPYRELESMGFFLPVLEVQVKYLKSNTFDDEIVVHCIVDERPRARIAIRYEVYRGELLTTTGRSLHAFIDREGRPCRPPRAMTEKTDLFFDDISHTAHE
- a CDS encoding DUF721 domain-containing protein, which gives rise to MSEFDRLLAAFRGIPSRYRQEARPRARSLDHLMDRITEQYQIETPRIEVEIIRNWRAIVGSSRAHRCKPSKILDDGKLVITTTNSVLRMELQFDAARILQNLHHVIGDRVIKEIIVR
- the rpsO gene encoding 30S ribosomal protein S15, with the protein product MSNTIEKDKIISEYKTHEKDTGSCEVQIALLTARIAHLTEHLREHRKDFHSRRGLIKMTSRRRKFLDYMKKHDLEGYKAIIAKLGIRR